One Tenebrio molitor chromosome 2, icTenMoli1.1, whole genome shotgun sequence genomic region harbors:
- the LOC138124216 gene encoding CCA tRNA nucleotidyltransferase 1, mitochondrial gives MFLVRPRIRQLTRIFKSYYSTKPSLSNLTKSERVEFLRQMALPKSRENPVILKLDTPDYHSLFTDELKSLASMFKEHGYEIRIAGGAVRDLLSGLRPKDLDFATTATPEQMKEMFVAENVRMINMNGEKHGTITPRINDKENFEVTTLRIDVVTDGRHAEVQFTTDWLLDALRRDLTINSMFLGLDGSVYDYFYGYDDLKERRIKFVGDPVTRIREDYLRILRYFRFYGKISKEPDKHDEETLKAIMDNKDGLKNVSGERIWMELKKILDGNFSGDLLIKIIECELGPYIGIPENSNLDELKLVWERSRALKLHPITLLSSVLNSVEDAVALNSRLKLSVFERDLALFVVEHRPPKPHVKPLMPYQQLVLKISNKNTFQYVVEVLKYNNSPHLEEFQNWSIPKFPVTGNMLKEKGVESGRKMGLVLTELRNYWAEQEYKITPEELLKQVPNVLCRLAERKKNKC, from the coding sequence atgtttttggtGCGTCCACGCATTCGTCAATTGACTCGAATCTTTAAATCCTATTATTCCACCAAACCCAGCTTGTCGAATCTCACCAAGTCGGAACGAGTCGAATTTCTGCGTCAAATGGCTTTGCCCAAGAGTCGCGAGAATCCGGTCATCTTAAAACTGGACACTCCGGATTACCACTCGCTCTTCACAGACGAGTTGAAATCTCTCGCTTCCATGTTCAAGGAGCACGGATACGAGATTCGCATTGCCGGAGGGGCCGTCAGAGATTTACTCTCAGGGTTGAGGCCCAAAGATTTGGATTTTGCAACTACAGCGACACCCGAGCAGATGAAGGAGATGTTTGTGGCGGAGAACGTGAGGATGATCAACATGAACGGCGAAAAACACGGTACCATAACGCCGAGGATCAACGACAAAGAGAATTTTGAAGTGACCACGTTGAGGATTGACGTGGTGACGGATGGGAGACATGCTGAAGTGCAGTTCACGACTGATTGGTTGTTAGACGCGTTGCGCAGGGACTTGACCATAAATTCCATGTTTTTGGGCCTGGATGGTTCAGTGTACGATTATTTTTATGGTTATGACGACTTGAAAGAACGTAGGATTAAATTCGTGGGAGATCCCGTGACGCGGATCCGAGAAGATTATTTACGAATCTTGCGATATTTTAGGTTTTACGGAAAAATATCCAAAGAACCAGACAAGCACGATGAAGAGACTTTGAAAGCCATCATGGACAATAAGGatggtttaaaaaatgtctcaGGGGAGAGGATTTGGATGGAACTGAAGAAAATACTCGATGGAAATTTCAGTGGggatttgttaattaaaataatagagTGCGAATTGGGTCCTTACATTGGCATCCCAGAAAATTCCAATTTGGATGAGTTGAAGCTGGTGTGGGAGAGGAGTCGAGCGTTGAAGCTGCACCCCATCACTCTACTTTCTTCAGTTCTGAACAGCGTAGAAGACGCCGTAGCTTTAAATTCGCGCCTTAAATTGTCTGTTTTTGAGCGAGATTTAGCTTTGTTTGTGGTGGAGCATCGACCACCCAAACCCCATGTAAAACCTCTGATGCCCTATCAACAACTCGTCCTAAAAATCAGCAACAAAAACACGTTCCAATACGTCGTGGAAGTGCTCAAATACAACAATTCGCCACATTTGGAGGAATTCCAGAATTGGTCGATACCTAAATTTCCCGTTACTGGCAACATGTTGAAAGAAAAAGGTGTGGAGAGTGGGCGAAAAATGGGCTTAGTGCTGACAGAGCTGAGAAACTATTGGGCTGAGCAGGAATACAAAATCACTCCGGAAGAGCTGCTGAAGCAAGTACCTAACGTTCTGTGTCGACTGGCcgaaaggaagaaaaataaatgttaa